From Pseudoxanthomonas sp. YR558, the proteins below share one genomic window:
- a CDS encoding response regulator transcription factor has translation MRVLIVDDHTLVRAGISRLLQALPDVDVVAEACNAQQALDMAAIHRPDVILLDLSLPDRSGLDLLPLLHESLPQVRVVMMSMHNDPTQVRVALDRGCAGFVVKEAAPMELELALRAAASGQVFLSPQVSSKMLAPMLNPQRPTGIAALSPRQREILRQLGSGMSSKEIAAQLGISVKTVETHRARMMESLGCRRANDLLLLAARHQNELA, from the coding sequence GTGCGTGTACTCATCGTCGACGACCACACCCTGGTCCGGGCCGGCATCAGCCGGCTGCTGCAGGCATTGCCCGACGTGGACGTCGTGGCCGAAGCCTGCAATGCCCAGCAGGCGCTGGACATGGCCGCCATCCACCGTCCCGACGTGATCTTGTTGGACCTCTCGCTGCCCGATCGCAGCGGGCTGGACCTGTTACCGCTGCTGCACGAATCGCTGCCGCAAGTGCGCGTGGTGATGATGTCGATGCACAACGATCCCACCCAGGTCCGCGTCGCGCTGGACCGCGGTTGCGCCGGCTTCGTCGTCAAGGAAGCTGCGCCGATGGAACTCGAGCTCGCCCTGCGTGCCGCCGCCAGCGGCCAGGTGTTTTTGAGCCCACAGGTCTCCTCGAAAATGCTGGCGCCGATGCTCAATCCGCAACGGCCCACCGGCATCGCCGCGTTGTCGCCCCGCCAGCGCGAGATCCTGCGCCAGTTGGGCAGCGGCATGAGCAGCAAGGAAATCGCCGCGCAACTCGGCATCAGCGTCAAGACGGTGGAAACGCACCGTGCGCGGATGATGGAATCGCTGGGCTGCCGCCGCGCCAATGATCTGCTGCTGCTGGCCGCGCGCCACCAGAACGAACTGGCCTGA
- a CDS encoding PilZ domain-containing protein encodes MAAPVVLVEHPAEHTLFDGALTCDVVLPARFTLGARPVMQAPAEALLQGLAVAEDVRGDDPEDRKEATPSQQRIEAKLDLVLSLLGRLARRHDDLLPVTALRWSHRGLRLDIAAPLEAADGSDGVVTLQPAAWLSDHIELPARVLAQVEGTHGHHLWLQFEGLNGGLAEAMDRHLFRLHRRQVAEARQSQLAPRR; translated from the coding sequence GTGGCCGCGCCCGTCGTGTTGGTGGAGCATCCGGCCGAACACACGCTGTTCGACGGCGCGCTGACCTGCGATGTCGTGCTGCCTGCCCGCTTCACCCTCGGCGCGCGCCCGGTGATGCAGGCCCCGGCCGAAGCCCTGCTGCAGGGCCTGGCCGTGGCCGAGGATGTCCGCGGCGACGATCCGGAAGACCGCAAGGAAGCGACACCCAGCCAACAGCGCATCGAAGCGAAGCTCGACCTGGTGCTGTCGCTGCTCGGCCGCCTCGCACGCCGTCACGACGACCTGCTGCCGGTCACCGCGCTGCGCTGGTCGCATCGCGGCCTGCGTCTGGACATCGCCGCACCGCTCGAGGCCGCTGATGGCAGCGACGGCGTGGTGACGCTGCAACCGGCCGCCTGGCTGAGCGATCACATCGAGCTGCCTGCGCGCGTGCTGGCGCAGGTGGAAGGCACTCACGGACATCATCTGTGGCTGCAGTTCGAAGGCCTCAACGGCGGACTCGCCGAAGCCATGGACCGTCACTTGTTCCGGCTGCATCGCCGGCAGGTCGCCGAAGCGCGCCAGTCGCAACTCGCACCGCGCAGGTAA
- the fliS gene encoding flagellar export chaperone FliS, translating into MSLQSYAAQYRNTGLSSAVMEADPHRLVALLLGGACERLRLAEACVERGDLARKGKAIGEVSAIIGHLNGSLDHEAGGEIAGSLSSLYDYVQTRLIEANLHNDASALRESLELLGEIESAWNAIPTEQRQVPAMAAAR; encoded by the coding sequence ATGTCACTTCAATCGTATGCCGCGCAGTACCGCAACACCGGCCTCAGCAGCGCCGTGATGGAGGCCGACCCGCATCGCCTCGTCGCCCTGCTCCTGGGCGGCGCCTGCGAGCGCCTGCGCCTGGCGGAAGCCTGCGTGGAGCGCGGCGACCTGGCGCGCAAGGGCAAGGCGATCGGCGAAGTCAGCGCGATCATCGGCCACCTCAACGGCTCCCTGGACCATGAGGCCGGCGGCGAGATCGCCGGCAGCCTGTCGTCGCTGTACGACTACGTGCAAACCCGCCTGATCGAAGCCAACCTGCATAACGACGCCTCCGCGTTGCGCGAATCGCTGGAGCTGCTGGGCGAGATCGAATCGGCGTGGAACGCGATTCCCACCGAACAACGGCAGGTACCGGCCATGGCGGCCGCGCGATGA
- the fliD gene encoding flagellar filament capping protein FliD produces MADYSLGYGGIGSGLDITGMVEQLVAADRKPADNRLNRIETQAKFKLSAIGTVSSAFSSLDTALKALKSATAFDVRTVKSGTDTVVGASVASGTPNGIYNVEVGSLATANKWITNTPVAAGTTFGAGQLTLTVGGESLAIDIAEGATLQDVRSAINTAARSKGVQAAVMTSNDGQYLSVSSDKTGAANGLTLAFASGGSDLQNLVTSLQERVPAADAEVTIDGLTVTASTNKITDAVPGLTLDLKTEGTSTVTVSTDTAAASKLIQDFVTAYNTAIGAINATTKYDAENNEPSALTGDAQMRSASGQLRNLMGNLLGDLAAQGLDAKTLGLQTKGYPSSDGTLVFDSSKFTAALTADPEKIRAAFTGDTAFAGTLQKAVSSYVGTDGAFTLRSNGLNAQIKDVATQRTALDARMEAVGNRYKAQFVALDSMISQMNTTSSALAQQLASLANQTG; encoded by the coding sequence ATGGCAGATTACTCGCTCGGTTACGGCGGCATCGGTTCGGGGCTGGATATCACCGGCATGGTCGAACAGTTGGTCGCGGCCGACCGCAAGCCCGCCGACAACCGCCTGAACCGTATCGAGACCCAGGCCAAGTTCAAGCTGTCGGCGATCGGCACCGTCAGTTCCGCATTCAGCAGCTTGGACACCGCGCTCAAGGCATTGAAGTCGGCCACCGCCTTCGACGTCCGCACGGTCAAGTCCGGCACGGACACCGTGGTGGGCGCCAGTGTCGCCAGCGGCACGCCCAACGGCATCTACAACGTGGAAGTGGGCTCGCTCGCTACCGCCAACAAGTGGATCACCAATACCCCGGTCGCCGCCGGCACCACCTTCGGCGCCGGCCAATTGACGCTGACCGTCGGCGGCGAGTCGCTCGCCATCGATATCGCCGAAGGTGCGACCCTGCAGGACGTGCGCAGCGCCATCAACACTGCCGCGCGCAGCAAGGGCGTGCAGGCCGCCGTCATGACCTCCAACGATGGCCAGTACCTGTCGGTGTCCTCCGACAAGACCGGCGCGGCCAACGGCCTCACCCTCGCCTTTGCCTCGGGCGGCAGCGATCTGCAAAACCTTGTGACCAGCCTGCAGGAACGCGTGCCGGCCGCGGACGCCGAAGTGACGATCGATGGACTGACCGTCACCGCCAGCACCAACAAGATCACCGATGCGGTCCCGGGCCTCACCCTGGACCTGAAGACCGAAGGCACCAGCACCGTCACCGTGTCCACCGACACGGCCGCGGCCAGCAAGCTGATCCAGGACTTCGTGACGGCGTACAACACGGCAATCGGCGCGATCAACGCCACCACCAAGTATGACGCCGAGAACAACGAACCCTCGGCCCTGACCGGCGACGCGCAGATGCGCAGCGCCTCGGGCCAGCTTCGCAACCTGATGGGCAACCTGTTGGGCGACCTCGCCGCGCAGGGCCTGGATGCGAAGACCTTGGGCCTGCAGACGAAGGGCTATCCCTCGTCCGACGGCACCCTGGTCTTCGACAGCAGCAAGTTCACCGCCGCCCTGACCGCTGATCCCGAGAAGATCCGCGCCGCGTTCACCGGCGATACCGCGTTCGCGGGCACGCTGCAGAAGGCGGTCAGCAGTTATGTCGGTACCGATGGCGCCTTCACCCTGCGTAGCAACGGCCTGAACGCGCAGATCAAGGATGTCGCCACCCAGCGCACCGCCCTGGATGCGCGCATGGAGGCCGTGGGTAACCGCTACAAGGCGCAGTTCGTCGCGCTGGACAGCATGATTTCGCAGATGAACACCACCAGCAGCGCCCTCGCTCAACAGCTGGCCTCGCTCGCCAACCAGACCGGATAA
- a CDS encoding flagellin has translation MAQVINTNTISLNAQRNLSTSGASLATTIQRLSSGLRINSAKDDAAGLAISERFSTQIRGLDVAVRNANDGISLAQVAEGSLTEIGNNLQRIRELAVQSSNATNSSSDRAALNAEVKQLTAEIDRVAKQSDFNGTKLLDGSFSSQLFQVGANAGQAIAIDKTVDARSTALGKVQFGSTSGVGVATGTATADGKITGISVTNPMGKTVAIDDVDVKVGDTGAQVTARIMGAINAKMGETGVYAESTGTTGSYYTVGDALNGSGAAAGITIVYGTSGAAGITSGVGVTGGAPGAGEVKGLSDLDVTTFLNASRAVTIVDKALTAVNSARADLGAIQNRFTSVVGNLQTSSENLAASRSRIRDTDFAKETAELTRTQILQQAGTAMLAQANQVPQNVLSLLR, from the coding sequence ATGGCACAGGTCATCAACACGAACACGATCTCGTTGAATGCCCAGCGCAACCTGAGCACCAGCGGCGCCTCGCTCGCCACCACCATCCAGCGCCTCTCGTCCGGCCTGCGCATCAACAGCGCGAAGGACGACGCCGCCGGGCTGGCTATCTCCGAGCGCTTCAGCACGCAGATCCGCGGCCTCGATGTCGCCGTGCGCAATGCCAACGACGGCATCTCGCTGGCCCAGGTCGCCGAAGGCTCGCTGACCGAAATCGGCAATAACCTGCAACGCATCCGCGAACTGGCCGTGCAATCGTCCAACGCGACCAACTCTTCCTCCGACCGCGCCGCGCTGAACGCCGAGGTCAAGCAACTGACCGCCGAGATCGATCGCGTGGCCAAGCAGTCGGACTTCAACGGCACCAAGCTGCTGGACGGATCGTTCTCCAGCCAGCTGTTCCAGGTCGGCGCCAACGCCGGCCAGGCCATCGCCATCGACAAGACTGTCGATGCGCGCTCGACGGCCCTGGGCAAAGTACAGTTCGGCTCGACCTCCGGTGTCGGCGTCGCGACCGGCACGGCCACCGCCGACGGCAAGATCACGGGCATCTCGGTGACCAACCCGATGGGCAAGACCGTCGCGATCGACGATGTCGACGTGAAGGTCGGCGATACCGGCGCACAGGTCACGGCCCGGATCATGGGCGCGATCAACGCCAAGATGGGCGAAACCGGCGTCTATGCCGAATCGACCGGCACAACGGGCTCGTACTACACCGTTGGCGACGCATTGAACGGCAGCGGCGCGGCGGCCGGCATCACCATCGTCTACGGCACCAGCGGTGCGGCGGGCATCACCTCGGGCGTCGGCGTTACCGGCGGCGCACCGGGCGCCGGTGAGGTCAAGGGCCTGTCCGACCTGGACGTGACCACCTTTCTCAACGCGTCCCGCGCGGTGACCATCGTCGACAAGGCGCTCACCGCCGTGAATTCGGCCCGCGCCGACCTCGGCGCGATCCAGAACCGCTTCACCTCGGTGGTCGGCAACCTGCAGACCAGCTCGGAAAACCTGGCCGCGTCGCGCAGCCGCATCCGCGACACGGACTTCGCCAAGGAAACCGCCGAACTGACCCGCACCCAGATCCTGCAGCAGGCCGGCACGGCCATGCTGGCCCAGGCCAACCAGGTGCCGCAGAACGTGTTGTCCCTGCTGCGCTGA